A window from Schistosoma mansoni, WGS project CABG00000000 data, chromosome 7 unplaced supercontig 0100, strain Puerto Rico, whole genome shotgun sequence encodes these proteins:
- a CDS encoding ormdl proteins, putative, with the protein MQVGTATSVLNPTSEYLNSQGTWVTYILVILVVHFILLCVPLLSTAVVWTLTCTFHNIVMYRLLHWEKGSPYETLDQGESRVLTQWEQFDDGEQFSPTKKFLLVVPIVLFLLASFYTEYDPLHCFINASSMIVLAVLPKLPQFYRVRFFGINRW; encoded by the exons ATGCAAGTTGGGACTGCAACGTCGGTTCTAAACCCTACTTCGGAATATTTGAATAGTCAAGGAACATGGGTCACATATATTTTGGTGATTCTGGTAGTGCACTTCATTTTACTATGTGTTCCACTCCTCAGTACCGCTGTTGTTTGGACGTTAACATGTACCTTTCACAATATC GTTATGTATCGATTGTTACACTGGGAGAAAGGCAGTCCGTATGAAACATTAGATCAAGGAGAATCTCGTGTTCTCACTCAATGGGAACAGTTTGACGATGGTGAACAATTTTCACCGACGAAGAAATTCCTCTTAGTTGTCCCGATTGTTTT ATTCTTACTTGCAAGTTTCTACACAGAATACGACCCTCTTCATTGTTTTATCAACGCATCGTCAATGATTGTTCTAGCTGTACTTCCTAAATTGCCTCAGTTTTATAGGGTTCGCTTTTTTGGTATCAATCGTTGGTAG